A DNA window from Streptomyces bacillaris contains the following coding sequences:
- a CDS encoding Gfo/Idh/MocA family protein — translation MTTSPAASTTPAAASPLRIGLLGAGPWARNTHAPALAAHPDAVLTGVWGRRAEAAEALATAHGTRAYAGEAGIDALLEASDAVAFALPPDVQAPLAVRAAKAGCHVLMDKPVATTVEGARAVAEAVARAEVASVVFCTLRFAPETAAWIAEQTAVGGWFTARAQWLGSLYAAGSASEYADSPWRREKGGLWDVGPHALSVLIPVLGEVTELTARRGPADTTHLILRHGSGASSTVALGLSAPPAAAGMGIELRGEHGTAEIPGWDGAQPALRGAVDALAEAVRTGVPHACDARFGLRLTELLAEAERQAG, via the coding sequence ATGACGACATCCCCGGCTGCTTCCACCACTCCCGCCGCCGCATCCCCTCTCCGGATCGGCCTCCTCGGCGCGGGCCCCTGGGCGCGCAACACCCATGCCCCCGCCCTCGCGGCCCACCCCGACGCCGTACTGACCGGGGTGTGGGGCCGCAGGGCCGAGGCGGCGGAGGCTCTCGCGACCGCGCACGGGACCCGGGCGTACGCGGGGGAGGCGGGGATCGACGCGCTGCTGGAGGCGAGCGACGCGGTGGCCTTCGCGCTGCCGCCGGACGTACAGGCTCCGCTCGCGGTCCGGGCGGCGAAGGCGGGGTGCCACGTCCTGATGGACAAGCCGGTCGCCACGACGGTCGAGGGAGCGCGGGCGGTCGCGGAGGCGGTGGCAAGGGCGGAGGTGGCCTCGGTGGTCTTCTGCACGCTCCGTTTCGCGCCCGAGACCGCGGCGTGGATCGCGGAACAGACGGCGGTGGGCGGCTGGTTCACCGCCCGCGCGCAGTGGCTGGGCTCGCTCTACGCGGCGGGCTCGGCCAGCGAGTACGCCGACTCGCCGTGGCGGCGGGAGAAGGGCGGCCTGTGGGACGTCGGCCCGCACGCGCTGTCGGTGCTGATCCCGGTGCTCGGTGAGGTCACGGAGCTGACGGCGAGGCGGGGCCCGGCCGACACCACCCACCTGATCCTGCGCCACGGTTCCGGCGCCTCCAGCACGGTGGCCCTGGGCCTGAGCGCCCCGCCGGCCGCGGCGGGCATGGGCATCGAACTGCGGGGCGAGCACGGGACGGCCGAGATCCCGGGGTGGGACGGCGCGCAGCCGGCGCTCCGGGGCGCGGTGGACGCGCTGGCGGAAGCGGTACGTACGGGGGTGCCGCACGCCTGCGACGCCCGCTTCGGCCTCCGGCTGACGGAGCTGCTGGCGGAGGCGGAGCGGCAGGCGGGGTGA
- a CDS encoding arsenate reductase family protein: protein MEIWINPACSKCRSALTLLDAEGADYTVRRYLEDVPSPEEIRTVLDRLGLEPWDITRTQEAVAKELGLKEWARDSGSRERWIAALSEHPKLIQRPIITADDGTAVVARSEDAVRDALGR from the coding sequence ATGGAGATCTGGATCAATCCGGCCTGTTCCAAGTGCCGCAGCGCACTCACTCTGCTCGACGCCGAGGGGGCGGACTACACCGTCCGGCGCTACCTGGAGGACGTGCCCTCGCCCGAGGAGATCCGGACCGTCCTGGACCGGCTCGGCCTGGAGCCGTGGGACATCACGCGGACGCAGGAGGCCGTGGCCAAGGAGCTGGGGCTCAAGGAGTGGGCGCGGGACTCCGGTTCGCGGGAGCGGTGGATCGCCGCCCTGTCCGAGCACCCCAAGTTGATCCAGCGGCCCATCATCACCGCCGACGACGGCACCGCCGTGGTGGCGCGGAGCGAGGACGCCGTACGGGACGCGCTGGGGCGGTAG
- a CDS encoding HGxxPAAW family protein, producing the protein MGHTVAGWTGTATAVVGCTVLGVAVAAVSLPIALAGTGLTLGAALLTWLLHLAGWGKPSGPRPESEWSWKVRDRSARRGHPGCLGCRMAGRRGHAPEKASNAVPVASTVTG; encoded by the coding sequence ATGGGCCACACGGTCGCCGGCTGGACGGGCACCGCGACGGCGGTCGTGGGTTGCACGGTCCTGGGGGTGGCCGTGGCGGCGGTCTCCCTCCCCATCGCCCTCGCCGGCACCGGCCTCACCCTCGGCGCGGCGCTGCTGACCTGGCTCCTCCACCTGGCGGGCTGGGGCAAGCCGAGCGGCCCGCGCCCGGAGAGCGAGTGGTCCTGGAAGGTACGGGACCGCTCGGCCCGCCGGGGCCACCCCGGCTGCCTGGGCTGCCGCATGGCGGGTCGGAGGGGGCACGCCCCCGAAAAGGCATCGAACGCCGTACCGGTTGCCTCTACTGTGACCGGATGA
- a CDS encoding GNAT family N-acetyltransferase, with protein MSDLWTGEKVRLRGIEPDDWEGFRALALHTVDARNADVVEPPRSDESFRAWTAERAGRPPNPATYRLVIETRFEHAFVGAVTVGETDARAGRFRTGIEVTREHRRQGYASEATELVLTYMFAEQRSHKCEVEVYAFNDASLALYRSLGFVEEGRLRQHEFFAGTYHDVVLLGITADEYWAGRARPSLR; from the coding sequence ATGAGCGACCTGTGGACCGGCGAGAAGGTACGCCTGCGCGGCATCGAACCCGACGACTGGGAGGGCTTCCGGGCCCTGGCCCTGCACACCGTCGACGCCCGCAACGCCGACGTGGTCGAGCCCCCGCGCTCCGACGAGAGCTTCCGCGCCTGGACCGCCGAACGCGCCGGCCGCCCCCCGAACCCGGCCACGTACCGCCTGGTCATCGAGACCCGCTTCGAGCACGCCTTCGTCGGCGCGGTGACGGTCGGCGAGACGGACGCCCGCGCCGGCCGTTTCCGTACGGGCATCGAGGTCACCCGCGAACACCGCCGCCAGGGCTACGCGTCCGAGGCCACCGAACTGGTCCTCACCTACATGTTCGCCGAACAGCGCAGCCACAAGTGCGAGGTGGAGGTCTACGCCTTCAACGACGCCTCCCTGGCCCTCTACCGCTCCCTCGGCTTCGTGGAGGAAGGCCGCCTGCGCCAGCACGAGTTCTTCGCGGGCACCTACCACGACGTGGTCCTGCTGGGCATCACGGCGGACGAGTACTGGGCGGGGCGCGCGCGGCCCTCGCTGCGCTGA
- a CDS encoding HGGxSTG domain-containing protein: MGKQVTCGSLKTKTGKPCRNPAMIGYSRCQLHRGEWTPPQKRKTKKR; the protein is encoded by the coding sequence ATGGGCAAGCAGGTCACGTGCGGATCGCTGAAGACGAAGACCGGCAAGCCGTGCCGGAATCCGGCGATGATCGGCTACTCCCGGTGCCAGTTGCACCGGGGCGAGTGGACGCCCCCGCAGAAGAGGAAGACCAAGAAGCGGTAG
- a CDS encoding DUF5753 domain-containing protein, producing the protein MCRTWSGGTLQTDAYATVILGRVVDFLGVPDDVPAGVAKRMERQRVLYDGEHRYDVVLGEQALYTNVGGAEVMAEQIDRILRDLDLPSLDLGIIPASAPVGMCPVHAFSRHGDEVHVELVSSGVKVTEPAELALYRKAFGRLGDAALRGEGARKLLHKARDFWAEGGRG; encoded by the coding sequence ATGTGCCGGACATGGTCTGGGGGGACGCTCCAGACGGACGCGTACGCCACCGTGATCCTGGGGCGGGTCGTCGACTTCCTGGGGGTCCCGGACGACGTGCCCGCCGGGGTGGCCAAGCGGATGGAGCGGCAGCGGGTGCTGTACGACGGTGAGCACCGTTACGACGTCGTCCTCGGGGAACAGGCCCTGTACACGAACGTCGGCGGGGCCGAGGTCATGGCCGAGCAGATCGACCGGATCCTCCGTGACCTCGACCTGCCCTCACTCGACCTCGGCATCATCCCCGCCTCGGCGCCGGTGGGCATGTGCCCCGTCCACGCCTTCAGCCGGCACGGCGACGAGGTCCACGTAGAGCTGGTCTCCTCGGGGGTGAAGGTGACCGAGCCCGCCGAACTCGCTCTCTACCGGAAGGCGTTCGGTCGGCTCGGCGATGCGGCCCTCCGCGGCGAGGGCGCCCGGAAGCTCCTGCACAAGGCCCGGGACTTCTGGGCTGAAGGCGGGCGGGGCTGA
- a CDS encoding helix-turn-helix domain-containing protein has product MEAFDLPVTVDVPTAARALGICPTTAYRLARRGDFPCKILRIGNRYRVPTIELMRAIGVDERAVYTLDHGA; this is encoded by the coding sequence GTGGAAGCATTCGACCTTCCGGTCACCGTGGACGTGCCGACCGCCGCTCGGGCTCTGGGCATCTGCCCGACCACCGCGTACCGACTGGCCCGCAGAGGTGATTTTCCTTGCAAGATCCTGCGGATCGGCAACCGGTACAGGGTGCCCACCATCGAGCTGATGCGCGCCATCGGTGTGGATGAGCGCGCCGTTTACACGCTGGACCACGGTGCCTGA
- a CDS encoding AfsR/SARP family transcriptional regulator has translation MEGRVLGVVTVGPTGSSDGPTVTGTKKSAALFALLVTSEGGRCPVSEVFDCLWPGSPFVRNRLDRVMSDLRSALRNKEFLTTDSGVCSLRLPREQIDLYRFRDSLRSAETLSGKEKFEAISAALTQWPRGLVPLSGLEDPWAAVRREELHRERMEALQAQFEVALRAGLDEWLHVESKRLYHDLPEESWLFRFYLMQHGGTLSPSKLERAIRRWTKRFLQPDDKLQAVIDRLHGKAPSARIPTLAHVPDQLPPLGRPALGREAELHQVVETVRRRQKSGRPTVVVISGLPGIGKSLLANHAAHALRQIFPDGVLFAELGGFAEPGVRPADPESVIDGFLAEFPVPTKPVGLAQKVTALRSVLANRAVLIVLDDAWDDQQVLPLLPGTGAGAVLITSRRRLETLRADPQVEEVLLGELDDEASTALLEERMPQAHRGKTSREVKAIVELCRGHPLALSVTARRLDGHAFAAIHHLHQKLKVEEERLDALDHRPSQLSVKAALACSVDTLSEQARCLLWQLAVHPGPSISWSAVLDLGLAGEELHTDRAIEELLTANLVELRSDRYRLHDLVRTFARQRVLPEAFRANADFEAATVRQVLEHQLQKVWACDQWLDGQRSLPVGEPEGITVDRPEGLEAALTMLDDSYDEVVRGIELSLGHGSRRHTWLLPMALVTYLWRRRRLRDAQRFLTLAGEAAEQCGAPPVEQAMTHRMLAGTYWHQGRFDLAANQLVRAVRLSEQDSSARGRLSLARSRHTLAITRRKQGREAEAEQDHRSALGVYRELSDAAGAAAALNGLGTIHHDRGEDDEALAACTEALDLVRGTTDRRGLADVLRTLAEIRFAMGDREPALELFGRAVLIYRELGSWIEEDRALDLQADALVMAGRKADAVAALERVMALRELMGGMDLAEVRDRLESLR, from the coding sequence GTGGAGGGACGGGTGCTCGGGGTCGTCACCGTCGGGCCGACGGGTTCGAGCGATGGCCCGACGGTTACGGGAACCAAGAAGTCGGCCGCCCTGTTCGCCCTGCTGGTCACCTCGGAGGGGGGCCGCTGCCCTGTGTCTGAGGTGTTCGACTGTCTCTGGCCTGGATCGCCGTTTGTGCGCAACCGCCTCGACCGAGTGATGTCGGACTTGCGGAGTGCCCTGCGGAACAAGGAATTCCTGACCACGGACTCGGGAGTCTGTTCCCTTCGCCTGCCGAGGGAACAGATCGACCTCTACCGCTTTCGGGATTCGCTGCGAAGCGCGGAAACGCTGTCGGGGAAAGAGAAGTTCGAGGCCATCTCCGCCGCGCTGACGCAGTGGCCACGCGGTCTGGTGCCGTTGAGTGGCCTGGAGGACCCGTGGGCGGCAGTCCGCCGAGAGGAGCTGCATCGGGAGCGGATGGAGGCGCTGCAGGCTCAGTTCGAAGTCGCGCTGCGGGCCGGCCTGGACGAGTGGCTGCATGTCGAGTCGAAGCGCCTGTACCACGACCTCCCGGAGGAATCCTGGCTGTTCCGGTTCTACCTCATGCAACATGGAGGCACGCTGTCGCCGTCGAAACTGGAGAGAGCGATCAGGCGATGGACCAAGCGGTTCCTGCAGCCGGACGACAAGCTGCAAGCCGTCATCGACCGACTGCACGGGAAGGCGCCCAGCGCGCGTATCCCTACCCTGGCGCACGTGCCCGATCAGCTGCCTCCCCTTGGGCGCCCTGCGCTGGGCCGGGAAGCGGAACTCCATCAGGTGGTGGAGACGGTGCGCCGACGGCAGAAGTCAGGCCGTCCCACCGTGGTGGTGATCAGCGGACTGCCCGGAATCGGGAAGAGCCTGCTGGCGAACCACGCCGCGCACGCGCTACGGCAGATCTTTCCGGACGGGGTGCTCTTCGCGGAACTCGGAGGCTTCGCGGAGCCGGGGGTGAGGCCCGCTGACCCGGAGAGCGTCATCGATGGATTTCTGGCGGAGTTCCCGGTTCCCACGAAACCCGTCGGCCTGGCACAGAAGGTCACGGCGCTACGGTCGGTGCTGGCGAACAGGGCTGTGCTCATCGTGCTCGATGACGCATGGGACGACCAGCAGGTACTGCCACTGCTGCCCGGTACGGGTGCCGGCGCGGTGCTGATCACCAGCCGGCGCCGCTTGGAGACGCTTCGAGCCGATCCCCAGGTGGAGGAAGTGCTCCTGGGGGAGCTGGACGACGAGGCCTCCACCGCGCTGTTGGAGGAGCGCATGCCCCAGGCCCACCGCGGCAAGACCTCGCGAGAGGTCAAGGCCATCGTGGAGCTGTGCCGAGGCCATCCCTTGGCCCTCTCGGTGACCGCCCGAAGGCTCGACGGCCACGCCTTCGCGGCGATCCATCATCTGCACCAGAAGCTCAAAGTGGAGGAGGAGCGGCTCGATGCCCTGGACCACCGGCCGTCCCAACTGTCCGTCAAGGCCGCGCTGGCCTGCTCGGTGGACACCCTGTCCGAGCAGGCGCGTTGCCTGCTCTGGCAGCTCGCAGTGCATCCAGGACCCTCGATCAGCTGGTCGGCGGTGTTGGACCTAGGCCTGGCGGGCGAGGAGTTGCATACCGACCGGGCGATCGAGGAACTTCTGACGGCGAATCTGGTGGAGCTGCGGTCGGATCGCTATCGCCTGCATGATCTGGTGCGGACGTTCGCCCGTCAGCGGGTGCTTCCCGAGGCTTTCCGTGCGAACGCCGACTTCGAGGCGGCGACTGTCCGGCAGGTTCTGGAACACCAGCTCCAGAAGGTCTGGGCCTGCGACCAGTGGCTCGACGGTCAGCGGTCGTTGCCCGTCGGCGAACCGGAGGGCATCACGGTGGACCGGCCCGAGGGGCTGGAAGCTGCTCTGACCATGCTCGATGACTCGTACGACGAGGTCGTCCGGGGCATTGAGCTGTCGCTCGGACACGGCAGCCGACGCCATACGTGGCTGCTGCCGATGGCACTGGTCACCTACCTGTGGCGCCGCCGCCGTTTGAGGGATGCTCAGCGGTTCCTCACCCTGGCCGGGGAAGCCGCGGAGCAGTGCGGGGCGCCACCGGTGGAGCAGGCCATGACACACCGGATGCTCGCGGGGACCTACTGGCACCAGGGCCGGTTCGACCTGGCGGCCAATCAGCTGGTCCGGGCGGTGCGGCTGAGTGAGCAGGACAGCAGTGCCCGAGGCAGGCTGAGCCTCGCGAGGTCACGGCACACCCTGGCGATCACTCGGCGTAAGCAGGGGCGTGAAGCGGAGGCGGAGCAGGACCACCGGTCGGCGCTGGGCGTGTACCGGGAGCTGTCCGATGCAGCGGGGGCGGCCGCGGCGCTGAACGGCTTGGGGACGATCCACCACGATCGAGGTGAGGACGACGAGGCCCTCGCCGCCTGCACCGAGGCGCTCGACCTGGTCCGCGGGACGACGGACCGCAGAGGCTTGGCCGATGTGCTGCGCACCCTGGCCGAGATCCGTTTTGCCATGGGGGACAGGGAGCCGGCGCTCGAGCTGTTCGGACGGGCAGTTCTGATCTACCGCGAGCTGGGCTCGTGGATCGAAGAGGACCGGGCGCTGGACCTTCAGGCCGATGCTCTGGTGATGGCCGGCCGGAAGGCCGATGCGGTGGCTGCCCTGGAACGAGTGATGGCCTTGCGCGAGCTGATGGGCGGCATGGATCTCGCCGAGGTGCGTGACCGGCTGGAATCGCTGCGGTGA
- the glnA gene encoding type I glutamate--ammonia ligase has product MFRNADEVQKYVADNDVKFIDVRFCDLPGVMQHFTIPAATFDPAEELAFDGSSIRGFQAIHESDMALRADLSTARVDPFRRDKTININFFIHDPITGEQYSRDPRNIAKKAEAYLASTGIADTAYFGPEAEFYVFDNVRFQTSANESFYHIDSEAGAWNTGAVENNRGYKVRYKGGYFPAPPVDHFADLRAEISLELDKNGLQVERQHHEVGTAGQAEINYKFNTLLAAADDLMLFKYIVKNVAWRNGKTATFMPKPIFGDNGSGMHVHQSLWQGGSPLFYDEQGYAGLSDTARYYIGGILKHAPSLLAFTNPTVNSYHRLVPGFEAPVNLVYSQRNRSAAMRIPITGSNPKAKRVEFRAPDPSSNPYLAFSALLMAGLDGVKNKIEPAEPIDKDLYELAPEEHANVQQVPTSLPAVLDALEADNEYLQAGGVFTSDLIETWIDYKRTNEIAPIQLRPHPHEFELYFDL; this is encoded by the coding sequence ATGTTCCGGAACGCCGACGAAGTGCAGAAGTACGTAGCGGACAACGACGTCAAGTTCATCGATGTCCGGTTCTGCGACCTGCCCGGGGTGATGCAGCACTTCACGATCCCGGCGGCGACGTTCGACCCGGCCGAGGAGCTGGCCTTCGACGGTTCGTCGATCCGCGGTTTCCAGGCCATCCACGAGTCGGACATGGCGCTGCGCGCGGACCTGTCGACGGCTCGGGTGGACCCGTTCCGCCGCGACAAGACGATCAACATCAACTTCTTCATCCACGACCCGATCACGGGCGAGCAGTACAGCCGTGACCCGCGCAACATCGCCAAGAAGGCCGAGGCGTACCTGGCCTCGACCGGCATCGCGGACACCGCGTACTTCGGCCCGGAGGCCGAGTTCTACGTCTTCGACAACGTCCGCTTCCAGACGTCGGCGAACGAGAGCTTCTACCACATCGACTCCGAGGCCGGCGCCTGGAACACCGGTGCGGTCGAGAACAACCGGGGTTACAAGGTCCGCTACAAGGGCGGCTACTTCCCGGCCCCGCCGGTCGACCACTTCGCCGACCTGCGCGCCGAGATCTCCCTGGAGCTGGACAAGAACGGCCTCCAGGTCGAGCGCCAGCACCACGAGGTCGGCACCGCCGGCCAGGCCGAGATCAACTACAAGTTCAACACGCTGCTCGCCGCGGCCGACGACCTGATGCTCTTCAAGTACATCGTGAAGAACGTCGCCTGGCGCAACGGCAAGACCGCGACCTTCATGCCGAAGCCGATCTTCGGTGACAACGGCTCGGGCATGCACGTCCACCAGTCGCTGTGGCAGGGCGGCTCGCCGCTCTTCTACGACGAGCAGGGCTACGCCGGTCTCTCGGACACCGCGCGCTACTACATCGGCGGCATCCTGAAGCACGCCCCGTCGCTGCTGGCCTTCACCAACCCGACGGTGAACTCGTACCACCGCCTGGTCCCCGGCTTCGAGGCCCCGGTCAACCTGGTGTACTCGCAGCGGAACCGTTCCGCCGCGATGCGCATCCCGATCACCGGCTCGAACCCGAAGGCCAAGCGCGTCGAGTTCCGCGCCCCGGACCCGTCCTCCAACCCGTACCTCGCGTTCTCCGCGCTGCTGATGGCGGGCCTGGACGGCGTGAAGAACAAGATCGAGCCGGCCGAGCCGATCGACAAGGACCTCTACGAGCTGGCTCCCGAGGAGCACGCCAACGTCCAGCAGGTCCCGACCTCCCTCCCGGCCGTGCTCGACGCCCTGGAGGCGGACAACGAGTACCTCCAGGCGGGCGGCGTCTTCACGTCGGACCTGATCGAGACGTGGATCGACTACAAGCGCACGAACGAGATCGCCCCGATCCAGCTGCGCCCGCACCCGCACGAGTTCGAGCTGTACTTCGACCTCTGA
- a CDS encoding RDD family protein yields MGADFGYRGKRLGLPEEGPGAIAPIGRRFGAIFIDWSLCMVIAYGLLARGDQQAAGNWALGVFLLMSALTVGTIGCTPGKRLLGLRVVSEDGGRLGFGRVVVRTVLLLLVIPALVWDRDGRGLHDRLGRAVQVRM; encoded by the coding sequence ATGGGCGCCGACTTCGGCTACCGCGGCAAGCGGCTCGGGCTGCCCGAGGAGGGGCCGGGGGCCATCGCGCCGATCGGCCGTCGTTTCGGGGCGATCTTCATCGACTGGTCGCTCTGCATGGTGATCGCATACGGGCTGCTCGCTCGCGGTGACCAGCAGGCGGCGGGGAACTGGGCGCTCGGCGTCTTCCTCCTGATGAGCGCCCTCACCGTCGGCACCATCGGCTGCACCCCCGGCAAGCGCCTCCTGGGGCTGCGCGTGGTCTCCGAGGACGGCGGCCGCCTCGGCTTCGGCCGCGTGGTCGTACGGACCGTGCTGCTCCTGCTCGTCATCCCCGCCCTCGTCTGGGACCGGGACGGGCGCGGACTGCACGACCGGCTCGGCCGCGCCGTACAGGTGCGGATGTAG
- a CDS encoding DUF4191 domain-containing protein — protein MARKAKTEGADSAENAGRLKQIALTYKMTRRTDSKIGLVIAGVGIATFGVLLGIGFAIGHPVYLGILGFVLAVLAMAIVFGRRAERAAFGQMEGQPGAAAAVLDRIGRGWTTTPAVAMNRSQDVVHRSVGKAGIVLVAEGNPNRVKGLLAAEKKKMARIVVDVPVHDIIVGNGEGQVPLKKVRTKMLKLPRVLTGPQVTTTNDRLRAMGDLMSNMPLPKGPMPKGMRMPRGGKMR, from the coding sequence ATGGCGAGGAAGGCAAAAACTGAAGGCGCGGACAGCGCCGAGAACGCGGGGCGGCTCAAGCAGATCGCCCTGACCTACAAGATGACCAGGCGGACCGACAGCAAGATCGGTCTTGTCATCGCGGGTGTCGGAATCGCCACCTTCGGTGTCCTCCTCGGTATCGGCTTCGCGATCGGGCACCCGGTCTACCTGGGCATCCTGGGCTTCGTCCTGGCCGTCCTCGCGATGGCGATCGTCTTCGGGCGACGGGCCGAGCGGGCGGCCTTCGGCCAGATGGAGGGCCAGCCCGGCGCGGCGGCCGCCGTCCTGGACCGGATCGGCCGCGGCTGGACCACGACCCCCGCGGTGGCGATGAACCGCAGCCAGGACGTCGTGCACCGGTCGGTCGGCAAGGCCGGCATCGTCCTGGTCGCCGAGGGCAACCCGAACCGGGTGAAGGGCCTGCTGGCGGCTGAGAAGAAGAAGATGGCCCGCATCGTGGTGGACGTCCCGGTCCACGACATCATCGTCGGCAACGGCGAGGGCCAGGTGCCGCTGAAGAAGGTCCGCACCAAGATGCTGAAGCTCCCCCGCGTCCTGACCGGCCCGCAGGTGACCACCACCAACGACCGGCTGCGCGCGATGGGCGACCTGATGAGCAACATGCCGCTGCCTAAGGGCCCGATGCCCAAGGGCATGCGGATGCCGCGCGGCGGAAAGATGCGCTGA
- a CDS encoding SCO2195 family GlnR-regulated protein: MQAAPVRAHALPSVTTALRAVESLLLSGGQRTARRNAWTAVLEDRRRAKDRVEAEYVLDAVADHRS, from the coding sequence ATGCAGGCCGCACCGGTCCGCGCCCACGCCCTTCCGTCCGTCACCACCGCCCTGCGCGCCGTCGAGTCGCTGCTGCTGAGCGGCGGCCAGCGCACCGCCCGCCGCAACGCCTGGACGGCCGTCCTGGAGGACCGCCGCCGGGCCAAGGACCGGGTGGAGGCCGAGTACGTCCTGGACGCGGTGGCCGACCACCGTTCCTAG
- the lipA gene encoding lipoyl synthase, which produces MSAVAPDGRKMLRLEVRNSQTPIERKPEWIKTRAKMGPEYKQLQNLVKGEGLHTVCQEAGCPNIFECWEDREATFLIGGDQCTRRCDFCQIDTGKPQALDRDEPRRVGESVVTMDLNYATITGVARDDLEDGGAWLYAETVRQIHTLTAEREAGATKVELLIPDFNAEPEQLAEVFSSRPEVLAHNVETVPRIFKRIRPGFRYERSLEVITRAREAGLVTKSNLILGMGETREEVSEALQDLYDAGCELITITQYLRPTVRHHPVERWVKPMEFVELKDEADAIGYSGVMSGPLVRSSYRAGRLFQQAMEARGAAAGAVPTTLPTAQAV; this is translated from the coding sequence GTGTCCGCTGTCGCACCCGACGGGCGCAAGATGCTGCGCTTGGAGGTCCGGAACAGCCAGACCCCCATCGAGCGCAAGCCCGAGTGGATCAAAACGCGGGCGAAGATGGGCCCCGAGTACAAGCAGCTGCAGAATCTCGTGAAGGGCGAGGGGCTGCACACGGTCTGCCAGGAGGCGGGCTGCCCCAACATCTTCGAGTGCTGGGAGGACCGCGAGGCCACGTTCCTCATCGGTGGCGACCAGTGCACGCGGCGCTGTGACTTCTGCCAGATCGACACGGGCAAGCCGCAGGCGCTGGACCGTGACGAGCCCCGCCGGGTCGGCGAGTCGGTCGTCACGATGGACCTGAACTACGCCACCATCACCGGCGTCGCCCGCGACGACTTGGAGGACGGCGGTGCCTGGCTGTACGCGGAGACCGTGCGCCAGATCCACACGCTGACCGCGGAGCGGGAGGCGGGCGCGACCAAGGTCGAGCTGCTGATCCCCGACTTCAACGCGGAGCCCGAGCAGCTGGCCGAGGTCTTCTCCTCGCGCCCCGAGGTGCTCGCGCACAACGTGGAGACGGTGCCGCGCATCTTCAAGCGCATCCGCCCCGGTTTCCGCTACGAGCGGTCGCTGGAGGTCATCACGCGGGCCCGCGAGGCCGGTCTGGTGACCAAGTCGAACCTGATCCTCGGCATGGGCGAGACCCGCGAGGAGGTCAGCGAGGCGCTCCAGGACCTGTACGACGCGGGTTGCGAGCTCATCACGATTACGCAGTACCTGCGGCCCACCGTGCGCCACCACCCGGTCGAGCGCTGGGTGAAGCCGATGGAGTTCGTCGAGCTGAAGGACGAGGCCGACGCGATCGGGTACTCCGGCGTGATGTCGGGGCCGCTGGTGCGTTCCTCGTACCGCGCGGGCCGGCTCTTCCAGCAGGCGATGGAGGCCCGCGGCGCGGCCGCCGGGGCCGTGCCGACGACCCTCCCCACGGCCCAGGCCGTCTGA